From one Astatotilapia calliptera chromosome 10, fAstCal1.2, whole genome shotgun sequence genomic stretch:
- the kptn gene encoding KICSTOR complex protein kaptin codes for MLRESYPFVEDSFSRFPSQSNIYGLCQAGEQELLAATLKGKVVCFRYQELQQKIRPVAKEVQFTYIPVDAEIVSIDAFIKSPPKRGLVVGITFIKDSGDKATPFLNIYCDYEPGSEFNLDSIAQSCLNLELQFTPFQLYHTEVQCAEGGSETVFLLSGHDQRIHLYKENASLHQFEEQPVERLFPELQQLPSNVLWMDIQSIAGGRRLSVFGCQNGCVGLAVVSQTELEVLQSWRVQFDSPISTVLLFPLSFHTEAGVEMESYNLLVASTIEMAVVYRDVQKDGLSQATCLLESDQWDAVVCALVIDLDFDGQKEVLLGTYGQELLCYKFQPMGSGQNGQFQLQWRRSFKSPLLSLIYLDLTADGLRELAVLTLKGLHILQHSLSSTADLVLERLTQRESALMASSEVESARAQHTEDNEAPAQKLECIMQTPSD; via the exons ATGCTCCGAGAATCGTATCCCTTCGTGGAGGACAGTTTCAGCCGCTTCCCGTCACAGAGCAACATTTACGGGCTGTGTCAGGCCGGGGAGCAGGAGCTGTTAGCGGCCACTCTCAAGGGGAAGGTGGTGTGTTTCAGATACCAAGAGCTGCAGCAGAAGATCCGACCGGTGGCCAAGGAGGTTCAGTTCACTTACATCCCAG TTGATGCAGAGATCGTATCAATCGATGCTTTCATCAAGTCTCCACCCAAGAGAGGTCTGGTGGTGGGCATCACCTTCATTAAG GACTCTGGGGACAAAGCCACTCCATTCCTAAATATCTACTGTGACTATGAACCTGGCTCAGAGTTCAACCTGGACTCTATTGCAC AGAGCTGCCTGAATCTGGAGCTGCAGTTCACGCCCTTCCAGCTTTACCACACAGA AGTGCAGTGTGCTGAAGGAGGGAGTGAGACGGTGTTTCTGCTAAGCGGTCATGACCAGAGGATCCACCTTTACAAGGAG AACGCCTCCTTGCATCAGTTTGAAGAGCAGCCAGTGGAGAGACTCTTCCCCGAGCTGCAGCAGCTTCCCAGCAA TGTGTTATGGATGGATATACAGAGCATAGCTGGAGGCCGGCGGCTCTCGGTGTTTGGCTGTCAGAATGGCTGTGTTGGGCTAGCTGTGGTCAGCCAGACTGAGCTAG aGGTTTTGCAGAGCTGGCGGGTCCAGTTTGACAGTCCAATCTCTACCGTGCTGCTGTTCCCTCTGAgcttccacacagaggccg gtGTGGAAATGGAAAGCTATAACCTACTAGTGGCCAGTACCATAGAGATGGCAGTTGTGTACAG AGATGTCCAGAAGGACGGTTTGTCCCAGGCCACATGCCTCTTGGAAAGTGACCAATGGGACGCAGTAGTTTGTGCTCTGGTCATCGATCTGGATTTTGATGGGCAGAAGGAGGTGCTGTTGGGCACATATGGACAG GAATTGCTGTGTTATAAATTCCAGCCCATGGGAAGTGGACAAAATGGACAGTTTCAGCTGCAGTGGAGACGGAGCTTCAAAAGTCCTTTGCTGTCCCTCATATACTTGGATTTAACTGCAGATGGTTTGAGAGAGCTGGCTGTTCTCACACTGAAGGGACTGCACATCTTACAG CACAGTCTCTCCAGCACCGCTGATTTGGTCCTTGAGCGGCTCACACAGAGGGAGTCAGCGCTAATGGCCAGCTCGGAGGTGGAGTCAGCGAGAGCACAACACACTGAAGACAATGAGGCTCCAGCTCAGAAACTGGAGTGTATAATGCAGACACCCTCAGATTAA